A window of Microcystis aeruginosa FD4 contains these coding sequences:
- the petC gene encoding cytochrome b6-f complex iron-sulfur subunit, giving the protein MSQVSGTDVPDLGRRQFMNLLTFGTITGVAAGALYPIVKYFIPPSAGGTGGGVTAKDALGNDVIVSQFLAGHNAGDRTLAQGLKGDPTYLVVQEDKTLANYGINAVCTHLGCVVPWNASEEKFMCPCHGSQYNAEGKVVRGPAPLSLALAHANVTDNDKVVFSTWTETDFRTGEEPWWS; this is encoded by the coding sequence ATGAGTCAAGTTTCCGGTACAGATGTTCCCGATTTGGGTCGTCGTCAATTTATGAACCTGTTGACCTTTGGTACAATTACCGGAGTAGCAGCGGGGGCTTTGTATCCGATTGTTAAGTATTTTATTCCCCCCTCGGCCGGTGGTACGGGTGGCGGTGTCACCGCTAAAGATGCTCTCGGCAATGATGTGATTGTCAGTCAATTTCTGGCCGGCCATAACGCTGGCGATCGCACCTTAGCCCAAGGTTTAAAAGGCGACCCCACCTATTTAGTCGTCCAGGAAGACAAAACCCTAGCCAACTACGGAATTAACGCCGTCTGTACCCACTTAGGTTGTGTGGTGCCTTGGAACGCCAGCGAAGAAAAATTCATGTGTCCTTGCCACGGTTCCCAGTACAATGCCGAAGGAAAAGTAGTTCGCGGTCCAGCGCCTCTATCCTTAGCCCTCGCCCATGCCAACGTCACCGATAATGATAAAGTCGTCTTCTCCACTTGGACGGAAACCGACTTCCGCACCGGTGAAGAACCCTGGTGGTCCTAG